One Epidermidibacterium keratini DNA segment encodes these proteins:
- a CDS encoding CaiB/BaiF CoA transferase family protein produces the protein MLQLPLEGVTVVAIEQAVAAPFCTRQLADMGARVIKVERPGPGDFARDYDHVAEGQSSHFVWLNRSKESIALDLKSAAGREALGRLIETADVFVQNLAPGAAERLGVDAATLRAERPELIHVSISGYGPGGPYSAKRAYDLLVQCEAGLLSVTGTPQEMVKAGFSAADVAAGMYAYSNVLAAIIRRDRQGVGATIEISMLEALVEWMGFPMYFAHYAGAAPARTGAEHPAIAPYGPFRAGDGARVFLGIQNDREWVRFAADVLQRPELGADPLFATNPARVSNKAQLNVEIESVFARLDADEIIARLEAAGIANARLRTMDEVVSHPQLQARDRWREVGSPGGPLIALRPPASLDGPEAPMADIPAVGQHTEAILAELGLAAPESAVQNRTE, from the coding sequence ATGTTGCAGCTGCCGCTTGAGGGCGTGACGGTGGTCGCGATCGAGCAGGCGGTGGCCGCTCCCTTCTGCACGCGCCAGCTTGCCGATATGGGCGCGCGGGTCATCAAGGTCGAGCGGCCAGGGCCCGGCGACTTTGCCCGCGACTACGACCACGTCGCCGAAGGCCAGTCATCTCACTTCGTGTGGCTGAACCGGTCGAAGGAGTCGATCGCCCTCGATCTGAAGTCGGCGGCCGGTCGCGAGGCGTTGGGGCGGCTGATCGAGACCGCCGATGTCTTCGTGCAGAATCTCGCGCCCGGTGCCGCCGAGCGGCTCGGGGTCGACGCCGCGACGCTGCGAGCCGAGCGACCTGAGCTGATCCATGTCTCGATCTCCGGCTACGGCCCGGGCGGTCCGTATTCGGCCAAGCGTGCTTATGACCTACTGGTGCAGTGCGAGGCCGGTCTGCTGTCGGTGACGGGTACGCCGCAGGAGATGGTCAAGGCCGGTTTCAGCGCCGCCGACGTCGCGGCGGGTATGTACGCATACTCCAACGTGCTGGCCGCGATCATCCGCCGCGACCGGCAGGGCGTCGGTGCCACCATCGAGATCTCCATGCTCGAGGCCCTCGTGGAGTGGATGGGCTTTCCGATGTACTTCGCGCACTACGCCGGCGCCGCGCCCGCGCGCACCGGCGCCGAACACCCGGCGATCGCGCCGTACGGCCCGTTCCGCGCCGGCGACGGCGCTCGCGTCTTCCTCGGCATCCAGAACGACCGCGAGTGGGTGCGCTTCGCCGCCGACGTACTGCAGCGGCCTGAGCTCGGCGCCGATCCGCTCTTTGCCACGAACCCTGCGCGGGTCAGCAACAAGGCGCAGCTGAACGTCGAGATCGAGAGCGTCTTTGCCCGGCTGGATGCCGACGAGATCATCGCGCGCCTGGAGGCTGCGGGGATCGCCAACGCCCGGCTGCGCACGATGGACGAGGTCGTCTCGCACCCGCAGCTGCAGGCGCGTGACCGGTGGCGCGAGGTCGGCTCGCCCGGCGGCCCGCTGATCGCGCTGCGTCCGCCGGCATCGCTGGACGGTCCCGAAGCCCCGATGGCTGACATTCCCGCGGTGGGGCAGCACACCGAGGCGATCCTCGCCGAACTCGGCCTCGCGGCACCGGAATCTGCCGTGCAAAATCGCACCGAATAA
- a CDS encoding DUF2332 domain-containing protein produces MSAVDHFRTQAEGCGRLGSAMYADLIARLADDLQAGGPTDVLVAPYADASGPAAIALRLTGGLHRLVLDGAVPELAAYYPSVGGEYDGDAAWPHVEAALRDHADAIAETMTSPPQTNEVGRSAALMAGLLALSQYGDLPVRLFEIGAGAGLNLLVDRYRFVDDEGREYGAADSDVVITNAWPARELSARTVTITERLGCDISPISLESDADENRLLSYVWPDMSERFDRARAAVHIARTNPPTVRQQRALDFVSDLTLQDGTLTVLWHSVMWQYVDPPERDGILEQIASLSMGASDQAPLLHLRLEPRRRKPGGEHEFLLAADHCRGGSQSTIVAHTAPHGPPVEWE; encoded by the coding sequence ATGAGCGCCGTCGATCATTTCCGCACCCAGGCGGAGGGGTGTGGGCGGCTGGGTTCTGCGATGTACGCCGACCTGATCGCTCGTCTCGCCGACGATCTGCAGGCCGGCGGGCCGACTGACGTCCTCGTCGCGCCGTACGCCGATGCCTCTGGACCGGCCGCGATCGCGCTTCGGCTGACCGGTGGGCTACACCGTCTCGTGCTCGACGGCGCCGTACCCGAGCTCGCGGCGTACTACCCAAGCGTGGGCGGGGAGTACGACGGCGACGCGGCGTGGCCCCACGTCGAAGCAGCGCTGCGTGACCACGCCGATGCGATTGCCGAGACGATGACGAGCCCGCCGCAGACCAACGAGGTCGGCCGTTCGGCGGCGCTGATGGCTGGTCTGCTGGCGCTCAGCCAGTACGGCGATCTCCCGGTGCGGCTTTTCGAGATCGGTGCCGGGGCCGGGCTGAACCTGCTGGTCGACCGCTACCGCTTCGTTGATGACGAGGGCCGGGAGTACGGCGCTGCGGACTCTGACGTCGTAATCACCAATGCCTGGCCGGCACGCGAGCTATCGGCGCGCACGGTCACGATCACCGAGCGGCTCGGCTGCGATATTTCGCCAATATCACTGGAATCTGACGCCGACGAGAACCGACTGTTGAGCTACGTGTGGCCGGATATGAGCGAACGGTTCGACCGCGCCCGCGCCGCCGTACACATCGCCCGAACCAACCCGCCGACCGTGCGTCAGCAGCGGGCCCTCGACTTCGTCAGTGACCTCACGCTTCAGGACGGCACGCTGACCGTGTTGTGGCATTCGGTGATGTGGCAGTACGTCGACCCGCCCGAGCGCGACGGCATCCTTGAGCAGATCGCCTCGCTCAGCATGGGCGCGAGCGACCAGGCGCCGCTGCTGCATTTGCGCTTGGAGCCGAGGCGGCGCAAGCCCGGGGGAGAGCACGAGTTTTTGCTGGCTGCCGATCACTGCCGCGGGGGAAGTCAGTCGACGATCGTGGCGCACACCGCGCCACACGGACCGCCTGTGGAGTGGGAATGA
- a CDS encoding ATP-binding cassette domain-containing protein, with translation MATKKGAATQPAADSHDLIRVQGARENNLKDISVEIPKRRLTVFTGVSGSGKSSLVFDTIAAESQRMINETYSAFVQGFMPTLARPDVDVLGGLTTAIIVDQERMGGDPRSTVGTATDAMAMLRILFSRLGDPHVGPPSAFSFNVASVTASGAITVKKGDKTRAEKATFSRTGGMCERCEGRGTISDFDLTALYDEEKSLSQGALSIPGYSMEGWYGRIFSGSGYFDMDKPIKKYTKKERHDLLYREPTKIKVEGINLTYSGLIPQIEKSFLSKDRESMQPHIRAFVDRAITFMTCPDCDGTRLNDEARSSKIAGISIADACDMQINELAEWVAALDEPSVAPLLEALRETLDSFVEVGLGYLSLNRPSGTLSGGEAQRTKMIRHLGSALTDVTYVFDEPTIGLHPHDIERMNNLLLRLRDKGNTVLVVEHKPEAIAIADHVVDLGPGAGASGGEIVFEGSVDGLRKSDTLTGRHLDDRASLKESVRESSEALEVRGADTHNLRDVDVDIPLGVLVVLTGVAGSGKSSLISGSVAKREGVVVVDQTAIRGSRRSNPATYTGLLEPIRKAFAKANSVKPALFSANSEGACPTCKGAGVIYSDLGMMAGTATTCEDCEGKRFQPAVLDYKFGGKDISEVLAMPVEEAEAFFEDGEAKLPAAHKILDRLADVGLGYLTLGQPLTTLSGGERQRLKLATQMAEKGNIYILDEPTTGLHLADVENLLGLLDRLVESGKSVVVIEHHQAVMAHADWIIDLGPGAGYDGGTIVFEGTPADLVADASTLTGKHLAEYVG, from the coding sequence ATGGCCACGAAGAAGGGCGCAGCAACGCAGCCCGCAGCCGACAGCCACGACCTGATCCGCGTGCAAGGCGCCCGCGAAAACAACCTCAAGGACATCAGCGTCGAGATTCCCAAGCGACGGCTGACGGTCTTCACCGGCGTCTCCGGTTCGGGCAAGAGCTCGCTGGTCTTCGACACGATCGCCGCCGAGTCGCAGCGGATGATCAACGAGACCTACAGCGCCTTCGTCCAGGGCTTCATGCCGACGCTGGCCCGCCCGGACGTCGACGTACTCGGCGGGCTGACGACCGCGATCATCGTCGACCAGGAGCGCATGGGCGGCGACCCGCGCTCGACCGTGGGCACCGCCACGGACGCGATGGCGATGTTGCGCATCCTCTTCAGCCGGCTCGGCGACCCGCACGTCGGCCCGCCAAGCGCGTTCAGCTTCAACGTCGCCTCCGTCACCGCCTCGGGCGCGATCACGGTCAAGAAGGGCGACAAGACGCGCGCCGAGAAGGCGACCTTCTCCCGCACCGGCGGCATGTGCGAACGCTGCGAGGGCCGCGGCACCATCAGCGACTTCGACCTCACCGCGTTGTACGACGAGGAGAAGTCGCTGTCGCAGGGTGCGCTGTCGATCCCCGGCTACAGCATGGAGGGGTGGTACGGGCGGATCTTCTCCGGCAGCGGCTACTTCGACATGGACAAGCCGATCAAGAAGTACACCAAGAAAGAACGCCACGACCTGCTCTACCGCGAGCCCACCAAGATCAAGGTCGAGGGCATCAACCTCACCTACTCCGGCCTGATCCCGCAGATCGAGAAGTCGTTCCTGTCCAAGGACCGCGAGTCGATGCAGCCGCACATCCGGGCGTTCGTCGACCGTGCGATCACCTTCATGACGTGCCCCGACTGTGACGGCACCCGGCTGAACGACGAGGCTCGATCGTCGAAGATCGCCGGCATCAGCATTGCCGACGCCTGCGATATGCAGATCAACGAGCTCGCCGAGTGGGTTGCCGCGCTGGACGAGCCGTCGGTGGCGCCGCTGCTGGAGGCGCTGCGCGAGACGCTCGACTCCTTCGTCGAGGTGGGCCTTGGCTACCTGTCGCTCAACCGCCCGTCAGGCACGCTGTCCGGTGGTGAGGCGCAGCGCACCAAGATGATCCGCCATCTCGGATCGGCGCTGACCGACGTCACCTATGTCTTCGACGAGCCGACGATCGGACTGCACCCGCACGACATCGAGCGCATGAACAACCTGCTACTTCGCCTGCGAGACAAGGGAAACACCGTGCTCGTGGTCGAGCACAAGCCTGAGGCGATCGCGATCGCCGACCATGTCGTCGACCTCGGTCCGGGCGCAGGTGCGAGCGGCGGCGAGATCGTTTTTGAGGGCAGTGTCGACGGTCTCCGTAAGAGCGACACGTTGACCGGGCGGCATCTTGATGACCGCGCCTCGCTGAAGGAGTCGGTGCGCGAGTCCAGCGAAGCGTTGGAGGTGCGCGGCGCTGATACGCACAACCTGCGTGATGTGGACGTCGACATTCCGCTCGGCGTACTCGTCGTGCTCACCGGCGTCGCCGGTTCGGGCAAGAGCTCGCTGATCTCCGGTTCGGTCGCAAAGCGCGAAGGCGTGGTCGTGGTCGACCAGACCGCGATCCGCGGCTCGCGGCGCAGCAACCCCGCGACCTACACCGGCCTTCTTGAGCCGATCCGCAAGGCGTTTGCGAAGGCCAACAGCGTCAAGCCGGCGCTGTTCAGCGCCAACTCCGAGGGCGCCTGCCCCACCTGCAAGGGTGCCGGGGTCATCTACTCCGACCTCGGCATGATGGCCGGTACGGCGACCACCTGCGAGGACTGCGAAGGCAAGCGCTTCCAGCCCGCCGTGCTCGACTACAAGTTCGGCGGCAAGGACATCAGTGAGGTGCTCGCCATGCCGGTCGAGGAGGCAGAGGCGTTCTTCGAAGACGGCGAGGCAAAACTACCTGCGGCACATAAGATCCTGGACCGTCTTGCCGACGTCGGCCTCGGCTACCTGACGCTCGGTCAGCCACTGACCACCCTCTCCGGCGGCGAGCGGCAGCGGCTCAAGCTGGCGACCCAGATGGCCGAGAAGGGCAACATCTACATCCTCGACGAGCCCACCACCGGTCTGCATCTCGCGGACGTGGAGAACCTGCTCGGGCTGCTCGACCGGCTCGTGGAGTCCGGCAAGTCGGTCGTCGTGATCGAGCATCATCAGGCCGTGATGGCGCACGCCGACTGGATCATCGACCTCGGGCCCGGCGCCGGCTACGACGGCGGCACGATCGTCTTCGAGGGCACCCCGGCCGACCTCGTCGCCGACGCCTCGACCCTCACCGGCAAGCACCTGGCCGAGTACGTCGGCTAA
- a CDS encoding NDMA-dependent alcohol dehydrogenase, translating to MESTAAVLFSSPGEYQTATVTLDEPRQDELVIRLVASGLCHSDDHYATGDLTPKKIPFCGGHEGAGVVEQVGPHTSGFEVGDHVIMTFMPACGRCFWCSQGKQELCDTGAQAESGGRPDDPNSYRLSIDGEPCGQMTGISTFSERTLVSTRSAYKVPKDVPLKYLCLLGCGVGTGYGSAINAAEVRPGHTVIVMGMGGIGCAAVQGAAHAGAANVIVVDPLELKRELAGDFGATHAVASIEAATDLARSFTNGQGADSTIVTVGRLQPEDLTNAVESIRKGGIAALTAVGTFQPVATELNLGMLSMMQKTIRGVVFGNWSPFVSVPRLLDLYQRGQLKLDEMVTATYSIEQVAQGYRDLKDGKNLRGMVDFEA from the coding sequence ATGGAATCGACCGCCGCCGTACTGTTCAGCTCGCCGGGGGAGTACCAGACCGCGACCGTGACCCTCGACGAGCCGCGGCAGGACGAGCTGGTGATCCGGCTGGTCGCGAGCGGGTTGTGTCACTCCGATGATCATTACGCGACGGGCGATCTGACGCCGAAGAAGATCCCGTTCTGCGGCGGGCACGAGGGGGCCGGCGTTGTCGAGCAGGTAGGTCCGCACACCAGCGGTTTCGAGGTGGGCGACCACGTCATCATGACCTTCATGCCGGCGTGCGGGCGATGCTTCTGGTGCTCGCAGGGCAAACAGGAGCTGTGCGACACCGGTGCGCAGGCCGAGTCTGGCGGGCGCCCGGACGACCCGAACAGCTACCGGCTGTCGATCGACGGTGAGCCGTGCGGGCAGATGACCGGCATCTCGACCTTCAGCGAGCGGACGCTGGTGAGCACGCGTTCGGCGTACAAGGTGCCCAAGGATGTGCCGCTGAAGTACTTGTGCCTGCTGGGATGCGGCGTGGGCACCGGCTACGGCTCGGCGATCAACGCGGCCGAGGTGCGCCCCGGCCACACCGTCATCGTGATGGGCATGGGCGGGATCGGCTGCGCCGCAGTGCAAGGCGCCGCGCACGCGGGTGCGGCCAATGTGATCGTCGTCGACCCGCTCGAGCTCAAGCGCGAGCTCGCGGGGGATTTCGGCGCGACGCATGCGGTCGCCTCGATCGAGGCGGCGACCGACCTCGCGCGCTCGTTTACCAACGGGCAGGGCGCCGACTCCACGATCGTGACCGTCGGCCGCCTGCAACCCGAAGACCTGACCAACGCGGTCGAGTCGATTCGTAAGGGCGGGATCGCTGCGCTCACTGCCGTCGGGACGTTCCAGCCGGTGGCGACCGAGCTCAACCTCGGGATGCTCTCGATGATGCAGAAGACCATCCGCGGCGTCGTCTTCGGCAACTGGAGCCCGTTTGTCTCCGTGCCCCGGCTGCTTGATCTCTACCAGCGCGGGCAGCTCAAGCTCGACGAGATGGTGACCGCGACGTACTCCATCGAGCAGGTCGCGCAGGGCTACCGCGACCTCAAGGACGGCAAGAACCTGCGCGGCATGGTCGACTTCGAGGCTTAG
- the rplL gene encoding 50S ribosomal protein L7/L12, with protein sequence MAKLSSDELLEQFEGMTLLELSDFVKAFEEKFDVTAAAPVAVAGAAVAGGAGGDAGAAAEEKDEFDVILEAAGDKKIQVIKEVRTLTSLGLKEAKDLVDGAPKPVLEKVNKEAADKAKEALEGAGASVSVK encoded by the coding sequence ATGGCGAAGCTTTCGTCTGACGAGCTGCTTGAGCAGTTCGAAGGAATGACCCTGCTCGAGCTCTCGGACTTCGTGAAGGCGTTCGAGGAGAAGTTCGACGTCACCGCGGCCGCCCCGGTCGCCGTTGCCGGTGCCGCTGTTGCCGGTGGCGCTGGCGGCGACGCCGGTGCCGCTGCTGAGGAGAAGGACGAGTTCGACGTCATCCTCGAGGCCGCTGGCGACAAGAAGATCCAGGTCATCAAGGAGGTCCGCACGCTGACCTCCCTCGGCCTGAAGGAAGCCAAGGACCTCGTCGACGGCGCCCCGAAGCCCGTCCTTGAGAAGGTCAACAAGGAAGCCGCTGACAAGGCGAAGGAAGCCCTCGAGGGCGCCGGCGCCAGCGTCTCGGTCAAGTAA
- the rplJ gene encoding 50S ribosomal protein L10: MANPEKTAAVQEIVDAFNGSNAAVLTEYRGLSVSQMTQLRRALGEDTTYAVVKNTLTKRALGEVGLEGFDELLTGPTAIAFIRGDVAPAAKGLKDFAKDNPLLVIKGGVLEGNPITVEDVKKIADLEPREVLLAKLAGAMKGNLTKAVGTIAAPLSKFARLAEALKEKKPADAAPAAEAPAEATAEAPAEAPADAAAEAPAEAAADSSES, translated from the coding sequence ATGGCAAACCCAGAGAAGACCGCTGCCGTGCAGGAGATCGTCGATGCGTTCAACGGCTCCAACGCGGCTGTGCTCACCGAGTACCGCGGCCTGAGCGTCTCGCAGATGACGCAGCTGCGCCGCGCACTGGGCGAGGACACGACGTACGCCGTCGTCAAGAATACCCTCACCAAGCGCGCTCTCGGCGAAGTTGGCCTCGAAGGATTCGACGAGCTGCTGACCGGCCCGACCGCGATCGCGTTCATCCGCGGCGATGTCGCCCCGGCCGCTAAGGGCCTGAAGGATTTCGCCAAGGACAACCCGCTTCTGGTCATCAAGGGCGGTGTGCTCGAGGGCAACCCGATCACCGTCGAGGATGTCAAGAAGATCGCCGACCTGGAGCCTCGCGAGGTTCTGCTGGCCAAGCTGGCTGGCGCGATGAAGGGCAACCTGACCAAGGCCGTGGGAACGATCGCAGCACCGCTGTCGAAGTTCGCTCGCCTTGCCGAGGCCCTCAAGGAAAAGAAGCCCGCCGACGCTGCTCCGGCCGCCGAGGCACCTGCCGAGGCTACGGCCGAAGCACCCGCGGAGGCCCCGGCCGACGCTGCAGCAGAGGCGCCCGCCGAAGCCGCCGCCGACTCCAGCGAGAGCTAG
- a CDS encoding M20/M25/M40 family metallo-hydrolase, whose translation MTKRSGTIALSIVTAFGVAASLATPAAAENPNNSQKMRKAVTLEAVTEHLEQFQAIADANDGNRGAGTSGYEASAQYVEQTLQAAGYETERQYFTFTYQETLADSLTEVSPEARDIEHVPMSYSPDTPEGGITADLATPTVATGCDASEYAGADVAGKIVLVSRGVCSFGQKSLAAAEAGAAAAVIYNNTDGVLNGTLGEPSDGYVPTAGITQAEGQTLLSKLAAGPVVLNFTLQQLIEERETFNILAETATGRDDNVVMLGAHLDGAYEGPGISDNATGSAALLETAVQLAKVNKLNNKVRFAFWGAEELGLLGATHYVNDLVENNPTELDNIATYLNFDMVGSPNYIIGVYDADQSTYEAPVEVPEGSIATEAIFTDYFDSIGQPWVDTEFSGRSDYQPFIENGVASSGLFTGADDIKTEEEVAMFGGTAGIQHDPNYHTAADDINNYSPEAMDINSDAIAHAAITLAQDTSSINGVESNGKSGKPKKQVAPQAPEGQAAA comes from the coding sequence ATGACGAAGCGAAGTGGCACGATCGCGTTGTCGATCGTCACCGCGTTCGGCGTAGCAGCATCCCTCGCAACGCCAGCAGCCGCAGAGAACCCGAACAACTCCCAGAAGATGCGCAAGGCCGTCACGCTCGAAGCGGTGACGGAGCATCTTGAGCAGTTCCAGGCCATTGCCGATGCCAACGACGGCAACCGCGGCGCTGGCACCTCGGGATACGAGGCGTCTGCGCAGTACGTCGAGCAGACCCTTCAGGCCGCCGGCTATGAGACCGAGCGGCAGTACTTCACCTTTACCTACCAGGAGACACTCGCTGACTCCCTCACCGAGGTCAGCCCGGAGGCGCGCGATATCGAGCACGTGCCGATGTCGTACTCGCCGGACACTCCTGAGGGCGGGATCACCGCCGACCTCGCCACGCCGACCGTCGCGACCGGCTGTGACGCCAGCGAGTACGCCGGCGCCGACGTCGCCGGCAAGATCGTGCTCGTCTCGCGCGGGGTGTGCTCGTTCGGGCAGAAGTCGCTTGCCGCCGCCGAGGCCGGTGCCGCCGCCGCGGTCATTTACAACAACACCGACGGTGTCCTCAACGGCACCCTCGGCGAGCCCAGCGACGGCTATGTGCCGACCGCTGGCATCACCCAGGCCGAGGGTCAGACGCTGCTCAGCAAGCTAGCCGCTGGTCCGGTCGTCCTCAACTTCACCCTTCAGCAGCTCATCGAGGAGCGCGAGACCTTCAACATCCTCGCTGAGACCGCCACCGGTCGCGATGACAATGTCGTCATGCTCGGCGCACACCTCGACGGTGCATACGAGGGCCCCGGCATCAGCGACAACGCCACCGGTTCGGCCGCGCTCCTTGAGACCGCAGTGCAGTTGGCTAAGGTCAACAAGCTGAACAACAAGGTCCGCTTCGCGTTCTGGGGCGCTGAGGAGCTGGGTCTGCTCGGAGCGACGCACTACGTCAACGACCTGGTCGAAAACAACCCGACCGAGCTCGACAACATTGCGACCTATCTCAACTTCGACATGGTCGGCTCGCCGAACTACATCATCGGCGTGTACGACGCTGACCAGTCGACGTACGAGGCGCCGGTTGAGGTGCCCGAGGGCTCGATCGCGACCGAGGCGATCTTCACCGACTACTTCGACTCCATCGGTCAGCCGTGGGTCGATACCGAGTTCTCCGGACGCTCGGACTACCAGCCGTTCATCGAGAACGGTGTCGCCTCGTCGGGTCTGTTCACTGGCGCCGATGACATCAAGACCGAGGAAGAGGTCGCGATGTTCGGTGGTACTGCGGGCATTCAGCACGACCCGAACTACCACACGGCTGCAGATGACATCAACAACTACAGCCCGGAGGCGATGGACATCAACTCCGACGCGATCGCGCACGCCGCGATCACGCTGGCGCAGGACACCTCCTCGATCAACGGGGTGGAGAGCAACGGCAAGTCCGGCAAGCCCAAGAAGCAGGTCGCCCCGCAGGCGCCTGAGGGTCAGGCCGCGGCCTAA
- a CDS encoding SRPBCC family protein has product MTNLYDPIEATIEIAAPQDQVWRVVSNLRAMPQWSPQVAKTFIRGPIRPGAKMININREGPKIWPTTAKVTRFEPRRDVAFRVKENWAEWSFTLEPTADGSGTKVTHRRETPKGTTKLSQRLVDRFFGGAEKFRGHLESGMNQTLQKMKTSIER; this is encoded by the coding sequence ATGACCAACCTCTATGACCCGATCGAGGCGACCATCGAGATCGCCGCCCCCCAGGATCAAGTCTGGCGAGTCGTCTCCAACCTGCGCGCGATGCCCCAGTGGAGTCCGCAGGTCGCTAAGACCTTCATCCGCGGGCCGATCCGCCCCGGCGCGAAGATGATCAATATCAACCGCGAGGGCCCGAAGATCTGGCCGACGACTGCCAAGGTGACCCGTTTTGAGCCGCGGCGCGATGTCGCCTTCCGCGTCAAGGAGAACTGGGCCGAGTGGAGCTTCACCCTCGAACCGACCGCCGACGGGTCAGGCACGAAGGTGACGCATCGCCGCGAGACCCCGAAGGGCACGACGAAGCTGTCCCAGCGCCTGGTCGATCGGTTCTTCGGCGGCGCGGAGAAGTTCCGCGGCCACCTCGAGAGCGGGATGAACCAGACGCTGCAGAAGATGAAGACCTCGATCGAGCGGTAA